In a single window of the Elaeis guineensis isolate ETL-2024a chromosome 8, EG11, whole genome shotgun sequence genome:
- the LOC105050951 gene encoding uncharacterized protein, whose translation MGCFFSRSSSQQFDGVRVIHINGYVEDFATPVTAGQVTGKPPKHVLCTPAHLLSLGSQPLLRPDDPLEPGRLYFLLPHSVFRSDSGPVELASLMNRLTASARRGGQAPAGRPQPVRKLGPGNNGPWRPRTPTWKPKLDAIEERPVGRSKGRDSYRSPDRKKRPET comes from the coding sequence ATGGGTTGCTTCTTTTCTCGCAGCTCATCACAGCAGTTCGATGGCGTGCGGGTGATCCACATCAACGGCTACGTGGAGGACTTCGCGACGCCGGTGACGGCGGGCCAGGTCACCGGGAAGCCCCCCAAGCACGTGCTGTGCACCCCAGCCCACCTCCTCTCCCTCGGCTCCCAACCACTACTCCGGCCCGACGACCCTCTCGAACCGGGCCGGCTCTACTTCCTTCTTCCCCACTCCGTCTTTCGGTCCGACTCAGGGCCGGTGGAGCTCGCCTCCCTCATGAACCGCCTTACCGCCAGCGCCCGGCGGGGAGGACAGGCCCCTGCCGGGCGCCCACAGCCGGTCAGGAAGCTTGGGCCAGGGAATAATGGGCCGTGGCGGCCGAGGACCCCGACGTGGAAGCCGAAGCTGGACGCCATCGAGGAGCGGCCTGTCGGGCGGTCCAAGGGCagggactcctacagaagccccGATCGGAAGAAACGTCCGGAAACGTGA
- the LOC105050950 gene encoding pathogenesis-related thaumatin-like protein 3.5, with the protein MGPSSRVFTSVLVLVLSFQLSMCCTFTIYNNCPHTIWPGTLAGAGTPQLSTTGFQLEPGRSVRMAAPPGWSGRMWARTGCEFDAQGAGTCQTGDCGGRMECGGAGALPPATLFEITLGKGKDPDYYDVSLVDGYNLPVAAAPRVPRGRCNATGCAADLNRACPKELQVDGDGGVVACKSACEAFGLDEYCCSGEFGSPGTCKPSFYSSIFKNACPRAYSYAFDDGTSTFTCKAYDYTIIFCPVNGTKRSGGFSTGQAINGHGDESDPLAMASSATVVSFHPSFLLLSVVFFQAALNDLITSAFMNKVGAQ; encoded by the exons ATGGGGCCATCAAGCAGAGTCTTTACCTCTGTTCTGGTGTTGGTCCTCTCATTCCAGCTTTCCATGTGCTGCACCTTCACCATATATAACAACTGTCCACATACGATCTGGCCCGGGACGCTGGCCGGGGCGGGGACACCACAGCTGTCGACGACCGGGTTCCAGCTCGAACCGGGACGGAGCGTGCGGATGGCGGCTCCGCCTGGGTGGTCGGGCCGGATGTGGGCCCGGACCGGGTGCGAGTTCGACGCGCAGGGGGCGGGCACGTGCCAGACGGGTGACTGTGGGGGCCGCATGGAGTGCGGTGGGGCCGGGGCTCTCCCTCCCGCGACGCTCTTTGAGATCACCCTCGGTAAGGGTAAAGACCCGGACTACTACGACGTCAGCCTCGTCGACGGCTACAATCTTCCCGTCGCCGCCGCGCCCCGGGTGCCTCGCGGGAGGTGTAACGCAACCGGATGCGCAGCGGATCTCAACCGCG CTTGCCCGAAAGAGCTTCAAGTAGACGGGGATGGTGGAGTGGTGGCGTGCAAGAGTGCTTGCGAAGCCTTTGGGCTGGATGAGTACTGCTGCAGTGGGGAGTTTGGCAGCCCAGGGACCTGCAAGCCCTCTTTCTACTCGAGCATCTTCAAGAATGCCTGCCCAAGGGCTTACAGCTATGCATTCGACGATGGAACCAGCACCTTCACTTGCAAGGCTTACGATTACACCATCATCTTCTGCCCCGTCAACGG GACGAAGAGGTCAGGTGGTTTTTCTACAGGCCAAGCAATAAACGGACATGGAGATGAAAGTGACCCTCTGGCGATGGCCTCATCTGCGACCGTGGTATCATTTCACCCAAGCTTCCTTCTCCTGTCCGTTGTCTTTTTCCAGGCAGCTCTGAATGATCTGATTACCTCAGCTTTCATGAACAAAGTTGGGGCTCAGTGA
- the LOC105050867 gene encoding uncharacterized protein: MSPAPIDALLPELPLPTRKRFSDLRGVRWRIDLGILPSSPSACIEDLRRITADSRRRYASLRRRLLIDPHLPREGNRSPGVAMDNPLSQNPGITWGRFFRNAELERMVDQDLSQLYPEDGSYFQTPTCQAMLRRILLLWCLHHPDYGYCQGMHELLAPLVYVLHVDLDHLSQVQKLYENCFKDEFDGISFPESGLVSNYRFTKTTNWDTVKDKDSDFQESTPEISSLDDLDPDTRDIFLLSDAYGAEGELGAVLSERFMEHDAYCLFDGLMSGACGVVAMADFFSSALAIGSSTGLPPAIEASSALYHLLSIVDSSLQSHLVELGVEPQYFALRWLRVLFGREFSLDDLLVIWDELFSSPNSACIDSDAEYSFKVLCSPRGAFIVALGVSLLLHLRSSLLATENATSCLQRLLNFHRNVDMKKLMDKARSLQVLALHSNILSSSQRSSTRNKLMISRGYSLPTGSASPNTPLHPLPESYWEEKWRVLHKAEHLLKGNDNDSVLGGTIKKSLVERLGLARTESDPSPTKPTSGKKDSQSSVRRNLLDDLSREINLEADHGKLEHEEILGISNNKESLSVGVDASKDFPGEPADQNIIGRTSDCMTEEACMSGENSVFSTATSSHSVGNDRDNDSEKSSFTSNSFVGDNDEEMIHGEECQSCSDDNQQVRDTETTSTTMKPETDASLKQVAVSKERKLLSGKFQWFWKFGRGSTEGNVEKGGSEDPQRSPGVGNINIDISGASFSDGCGKSCGASRKMDLGDKKVMGTLQNLGQSMLENIQVVESVFQQDRGQSGSLENLSNNILGGKGQVTAMAALKELRKISNILCEM, from the exons ATGTCCCCAGCTCCAATCGATGCTCTATTACCGGAGCTCCCGCTCCCAACGCGGAAGAGATTCTCGGATCTCCGGGGTGTCAGATGGCGTATCGATCTCGGGATACTGCCGAGCTCGCCGTCGGCTTGTATCGAAGATCTCCGACGCATCACGGCAGATTCTCGGAGGAG ATATGCCAGCCTGAGGCGTCGCCTTCTAATAGATCCTCATCTCCCTAGAGAAGGAAACAGATCTCCTGGTGTTGCCATGGacaatcctttatcacaaaatccAGGCAT CACATGGGGCCGCTTCTTCCGAAATGCTGAATTGGAGAGAATGGTCGACCAAGATCTGTCACAGTTGTATCCGGAAGATGGTAGCTACTTTCAAACCCCTACATGCCAGGCTATGTTAAGAAGAATACTGTTATTGTGGTGTCTTCATCATCCAGACTATGGATATTGCCAAG GAATGCATGAACTACTGGCTCCTCTGGTATATGTACTTCATGTTGATCTGGATCATTTGTCTCAAGTGCAAAAACTCTATGAAAACTGTTTTAAGGATGAATTCGATGGCATATCTTTCCCAGAAAGTGGTCTTGTCTCCAATTATAGATTTACAAAAACCACTAACTGGGACACAGTTAAGGATAAAGACAGTGATTTTCAAGAAAGCACACCGGAAATTAGCAGCCTAGATGACCTTGATCCTGACACAAGGGACATATTTTTATTAAGTGATGCTTATGGAGCAGAAGGCGAGCTGGGTGCTGTCTTATCTGAGAGATTTATGGAACATGATGCCTATTGTTTGTTTGATGGCTTGATGAGTGGAGCCTGTGGTGTGGTTGCCATGGCAGACTTCTTCTCTTCCGCTCTTGCCATTGGATCTAGCACAGGATTACCTCCTGCGATTGAAGCCTCGTCTGCATTGTATCATTTGCTTTCCATCGTGGATTCATCTCTTCAGAGTCATCTTGTTGAGCTTGGTGTGGAACCTCAATACTTTGCACTCAGATGGTTGCGTGTTCTGTTTGGACGTGAATTTTCCCTTGATGATCTCTTAGTAATTTGGGATGAACTATTCTCTTCTCCTAATAGTGCATGCATAGATAGTGATGCAGAATATAGTTTCAAGGTCTTATGCTCTCCTCGAGGGGCATTTATTGTAGCACTGGGTGTATCATTGCTTCTTCACCTGCGATcttccctcttagcgactgaaAATGCTACTTCTTGTCTTCAAAGGTTATTAAACTTCCATAGGAATGTTGACATGAAGAAGCTGATGGACAAGGCAAGGTCATTGCAAGTTCTTGCTCTTCATTCCAACATCTTGTCTTCATCACAGAGAAGTTCTACCAGGAATAAGCTGATGATTAGTAGAGGTTATAGTCTTCCAACTGGTTCAGCTTCTCCCAATACCCCACTCCACCCGTTACCAGAAAGTTATTGGGAAGAGAAATGGAGAGTGTTGCATAAGGCCGAACATCTACTCAAGGGGAATGACAATGACTCAGTTTTGGGTGGAACAATCAAGAAATCTTTGGTTGAAAGGCTTGGTTTAGCTAGGACAGAATCAGATCCTTCTCCAACAAAGCCTACGAGTGGGAAGAAGGATTCTCAGTCTTCTGTTAGGcgtaatctcttggatgatttgtCTCGAGAAATAAATTTGGAGGCAGATCATGGTAAGTTGGAGCATGAAGAGATTCTTGGTATTTCAAATAACAAGGAGTCTCTCTCTGTGGGAGTAGATGCAAGTAAGGATTTTCCTGGTGAACCGGCTGATCAAAATATTATAGGAAGGACCTCGGACTGCATGACTGAAGAGGCATGTATGAGTGGAGAGAATTCAGTCTTTTCCACAGCTACTAGTTCTCATAGCGTTGGCAATGATCGTGACAATGACTCAGAAAAGAGTAGTTTTACCTCAAATTCGTTTGTTGGTGATAATGATGAGGAAATGATTCATGGAGAGGAGTGCCAGAGTTGCAGTGATGATAATCAACAAGTTCGAGACACTGAAACCACTTCTACCACCATGAAGCCTGAAACAGATGCATCCTTGAAACAGGTAGCAGTTTCAAAGGAACGAAAACTGCTTTCTGGTAAATTTCAGTGGTTTTGGAAGTTCGGTAGAGGCTCTACTGAAGGGAATGTCGAAAAGGGAGGAAGTGAGGATCCACAAAGATCCCCGGGTGTTGGAAATATAAATATCGATATTTCAGGTGCTTCTTTTTCCGATGGGTGCGGTAAGTCTTGTGGGGCTAGTAGGAAGATGGACCTGGGAGACAAGAAAGTGATGGGCACTTTGCAAAATCTTGGGCAATCCATGCTCGAGAATATTCAG GTGGTCGAGTCAGTCTTCCAGCAAGATCGGGGTCAGTCTGGTTCACTGGAAAACTTGTCAAACAACATTCTTGGTGGCAAAGGGCAAGTTACAGCGATGGCAGCTCTCAAGGAGCTTCGGAAGATAAGCAACATATTATGTGAGATGTGA